A region of the Pseudorasbora parva isolate DD20220531a chromosome 18, ASM2467924v1, whole genome shotgun sequence genome:
ACAGCCAGTAAATCGCATGCAACCCATAGCAACGCGCTATGGCAACACTTGATGACCGACTATGACCGACTGATAAGAAAAGtcagaaaacaaaatgaatttaGCCCTTTGGAAGATTCAGTTCGAAGGCCGGTAAGCGTCCTCTGGAGGAAGAACACTGTATCGCATCTTTGGGACAGATACGGATAGGCTtctgtgcatttgtgaatcaAGGCCACGGACAGTCTTAAAACATTCCACAGGTACAAAAGCGCATATTCAGGGGCATTCTAAGAAGAACACCAATGCAAAAGACTGTGCATTAAATTACAGGTGTGTAATTTAcacataattaaatgtgtgtgtggatctctcgcgtgcatttgtggattgctttgtgtgtgtggatctctcgcatgcatttgtggattgctttgtgtgtgtggatctctcgcatgcatttgtggattgctttgtgtgtgtggatctctcgcatgcatttgtggattgctttgtgtgtgtgtggatctctcgcgtgcatttgtggattggtACACGCgaatgtggatctctcgcgtacATTTGTGGAAGGTTTTGATACTGTTTTCTCTCCATATTTAGGTAGTTTTTTCAAATCtctggaaaaaagaagaaagaagaatGTGACGTGCTAAAGATTTATAGATATTCTTATGCCTCTCCCTGATTGGGTAACGGTAgtacaagacaaaaacattcaaactgatctaatatcacacagtggagctttaaggaATAAACGTGCCTGCGTTCGTGGGGCAGAGGGTTAAAGATAGCCTAGACCTACATTTATAatgcaaaatatttatattaaagatCAATAAAAATATACAGCTTTTGCAGAATTATAAATGTGTATACTGTCACTTCAGACATTTAATGCGTCCTGGTTGAATATGTTTCCCAAAAATGGGAAgtgttttttactttctattcattatataatcctaaataaaaatgtaggctactcTACTGTTTTCAccattaatgataataataaatgttcattgagctcaaatcctcatatcaaagtgatttgtgaaggatatgtgacactgaagactaaaaTGATGAtcaattcagctttgatcacaggaataaattatactttactaggcctatatattcacacagagagagaaaagtaattttaaattgtaaaaatatttcccaatattgtttttgctgtattttggatcaCATACATTTAAGACAGAAATATACAAAAGATGGATAAATTCGCGTCATTGGCCTCAGCTTCGCGCTCGACTGGCCATGATGTGTGACGTCACAGGCGCGGCAGTTCTGATCGTGACGTCACAGACGGACAGTGCTTATAACCCGATCGCGCTGAGCAAGTTGAGTTCGGCGAATATCAGAGTGAAAAATCTGCACGAAGTGTCACACACACCTGAAGTCTCCTGGTAAGCAGTTGTCTAAAATGTCGTCTACAGTAGCGAGACCTGAGGAGATGGAGAGTAGCGACGAAGAGTTCGTGGATGCGTTTGAGTATTTACCTGAGGAGAGCAATCCCAGCGCCAGCGCATCAGATCCGGCGGAAAACAGCTCGCAGGACAGCCCAACAGGTGAGGGATGGATTAACACACATCAACACCGAGTAACGGGTACAGAAATAATACAGGGGACACCTGGGTGCGTCTAGAAAAAGTTGGCAAGAGCGCTCTTTTAGTAAAAATAGAGTTTGGTTCAAAATAGCAGCCGAGGGAGTATTTTGTTGCCATAACAACAGCCGCAACAAGAGCAACCGAGAAACCCGCAGCGTAATTCAAAAACACTACTTAATGTGGGACGAAATgtacttttaagactttttcagtCGAGAATGTACTTTAAATCTCAAACCTGAGTTTATTTCTAAAGAGAGCGCATATCTGATTTGGCGTTTTCGGAGTTCTGCGATCCAGTCGATCAGCGGCGCTCATCGCTCGTTTACCCCGgggagagcagcctttcctcggcgTGACCTTCTGACGTCTGCCGCTGACTCTGCTGTCTCTGTAGTGGTTAAACATGACATATAATTCGTCAAATCTTTGGTCTCATGGatctatatttttttcccctggcAAATCTTTAGGCTGAGGGCAAAGTTAAGTTTCATTACTTTATGTTTAAGCTATTTAACTTTACGTTACTCTTGTCTTGTCCCACACACCAACAATGCCCCAttacaacccccccccccccctcacgAACTTGACTAACACctgcaacccccccccccccccggaaACACCAATTACACCAATTACACCACATCTTGTCTTGACTGAattgtttgctttatttcttCTTATACCTTTTACTCgtacttttataatggctataatacataaactgacattttaaaaaagagAGAGTTGTGTTTTATTACAGTGATAATATGCACACTTGTCtgaaagcacatattaatgtgtttaatgttttaaatataaacgAAAAGAGGCAGGGTTGTGTTTGATGCCCGTCTAGGGAGAGGGCCCTTTGAAATCCCataaaaagttgttgtttttttagccTAATTCGAATTAATTGGCTCCTCCAATTGATGTCattattgatttaaaaatatattgctaACACCAACTGAGAGAATGCTTGTTGCTGTAAGTAAATTATGGGCCAGGCCAGCTAACGTCAGGTTGCCAACATTAACCAGTTTCAGAAACAGCCAGTGACACAGCAGCAGTAGCAGCACTGGCCAGTCCTGGCTGCTGTCCTGGAGATGAGGCTGAGAGCAGAAATGAGGAAACACAAGGTGAGATCATTGCTCAAAGGGCGAGCTCTCCCCTTGCTTCCTAATTGTAAGCTGTTTACCTTAAATAAGTAAGCCTTTTGATTCAATGTGTGTGCTATTGCCTAGTGCTATTGGAGTGGTGGAACGCGTGGCAGCACAGTGTAAAGCTACTAGCCCTACTATTGCTTATAATGTGTGATATATTCTCAAACTCCTTAATAAATGATCTGCCTATATTTCTGCACATGTAGATGTGCCTACTAATATAACTGTGTTCTCAAGCGCACACAGGTAATATTGATTTGAGCAATATCACAGCAGATCTCATCACtgatttcacaaacaaaaagaCTCGTCAGTGGGCATTCTGGGATGTAGATTACATCTCATttgactttattttatttttatagttgacatttttttaaattatggcAGGCTTAGCTTATTTGATTGGTTTCTGAGGGTACAGTTGTCTCGCGTTCGCCtgttcaaaaataaatgtttttaatttaaaacttGCATTAGTATCATGGATCAAAATGACAAACCCGATGTAGCCTAAGGTTTAAAGGTATTTGAGcacaaaaatagattttttatttatattcaaataattaaaataaaatcattcaaaattgaGTTTTCATTTTGCTAACCCGCACCGTACGATGGCATGTGTAGGGGCCGACTGACATTGAGAGTATACGGGGCCCAGagtttggtgctacgcccctgcggCCATTTTACTGCTGTCTCTATCGCAGAATCTGACGTTCCGAAGCGCGAAACTTAAATCACGTGAGCGAACTCAAGACACATAACGACACTCAGAACGCATTATTCATTACACTACAGCATCGCACACAATATAACtcacatttatcatttattaaGGGCTGAAATGTTGCACGCATATGTAACAAGCAAAGTATTTATCATAATAATGTTTGAAAATATCAGCTCTACTGTTATATGGGGCAAGGTACTTTAGGTTTGTTAACTGTGCTTATAGAAACTGAAGAACAAAGAATGCGCATCAGGTGAGTTTTAATCGTTTACGTTTTTATGAAGCCACTGTAAACGGTATCGTCGTTACATATTACAATgctagcttactttgttgttaATGACAAAGCCTGACAGTGTCACTGCTAAATACCCGTTATATACAACTACAGACCAACGTCtgtatccatctatccatttaTCCATCAATGTATTCATCTATTCATTTAGCAATGTATTCATCCATTGTTTCCGCCATGTTTCTCACGGACACGCCCCTAACTCGTACAGATCTTCCCACTGGTATTTACGACTTTGTGGTGATGTTCTTGTGCGTTTAACTCGTAAAAACTATCTTCACGATCCTTAACTTTATGACTTGAATGCAGCAATAAATAGAGCCTTCTCGCAACTTCCATATTTGGTACCGGAAATTCGTAATCGTCGTGGTAATCTTCTTCCTCACCAGTCAGGGCAACAGGCAAACAAATGGCGCACGCAACGAGCAAGAGTTATTGTAGCTTACCGGGCTGCTCTTGTTATTCCCAAACGCAGCCATATCTGTCGTTTTATTCCTTCCCTGTTGATGGTGAAGTTTAACGGAAATGGGTTCAGCCTATCCAGGTGGGATGATGGAACAAACTATCCTGCTTGTGTACTACATCCCTTTTAGCGCTAAGCGGCGTATGACGCACCTCTGTGGGTAAATATAAAACCAATATATTTATAACTCGTATTAGttagaaaagtctttagttttatcatatttttaaaagaaaaatacgCTGTAGCGAGTTTTTCCGAATAAAACcaagcggctggaggcgtatcgtgtgggcggagctaaaaagTCAGGTGCACACGCAGCTATTGCGTTGAGAGCGTTtgaaagctgtgacatcctAATGGGCCGTTCACACAAGACACGAATGAAGGTAATAAAGCGCCCTATTCGAGCGGGAACATTTTGAGTTTCCTTGCTTCATTTGCGCTTGACATTCACTTCACAACAGACGTGAATTTGCATCATgagaggggcttctgccaggcggCTGAATGTCTATTCGCGTCTTTGCATTGACGTAAATCACTTGCGCGTAACGCTTCATTCGCGTCAGGTGTGAACGCACCTTGATGGTTTATCAGCGGTAAATATGTTCTAGTCATGTTTGTACATGATTAGTTCATGATTTATAATAACTCATGACTGAAGTGTTACATTAATCATCAAGCTGTAATCTGTGCTAATAAAACATGTTTCTAAACTTGCAGAAAAAACCACTAAATGGAGGAAAGTGAGGAAGGTGGTGAAACGAAGCTTCCAAACCGTCTCTAACAGAGTGTGTGCTCTTGTGAAGCGTGAGTCTGCAGCAGCCACGGATCCACTCGAGACCGAGGCAGCGCGTGATGATGCTCAGCCATCGCCGAGCGCTTCTGTGTGCTTTATCACCTTGGAAGaatatattgaaatgaaaggCTCTTCAATGAAGGAAAAAGATGCGAGAATCATCATGAGGCGACTCTTTGAGACTCTCAAAACCTCCTGGGATCTTGGGGTTTACCCGCCAATCTATGTGCATGAAATAACCATCGACCCCAACACACTCCAGATCAATATAATTGACCCTAATACTCGGGCACCAAGGCAGCCATTGAAGAATATGACAGAATTTCAGCAAGCTTTACTCGAAGCCTGGTTTGATCGGTGGGAAAAATTAAAGTACGCAGAATCATATTTCAACGTGATGTACGCGCTGGTCGACAACATCAAGCGCCCGTTTTGGAAAAGGCGCGTGTCCTTTGGTGAGATGAATAACAATAAAGATAATGAATGTTAGTCATAGTAACACATTACCGTACCTCATGACTAATCTGCTTTCCTCTAATCTCGTTCACAGAATGCTCCTTTCTTCTCTGGCGACTGGCAATACAGCGAAGGTCTGAACTGGAGACAACCTTGCAGGACGTTTTAAATGATCCCTGGTTCAGCCGATGATCAGTTAAGGAGAATTTTAAGAGCTCTTCCTTTACTCCACTGATCCACACACAATTACAAACAGATTCAACAACAGGCAATAATCGTTTGTCAAAGGGGGAGTGGCgtcagttaagggggagtggcgtcagttaagggggagtggcgtcagttaagggggagtggcgtcagttaagggggagtggcatcagttaagggggagtgacgtcagttaagggggagtgacgtcagttaagggggagtgacgtcagttaagggggagtggtatcagttaagggggagtggtgtcagttaagggggagtggtgtcagttaagggggagtggtgtcagttaagggggagtggcatcagttaagggggagtggtgtcagttaagggggagtggcgtcagttaagggggagtgacgtcagttaagggggagtgacgtcagttaagggggagtggtatcagttaagggggagtggtgtcagttaagggggagtggtgtcagttaagggggagtggcATCAATTAAGGGGGAGTGGTAtcagttaagggggagtggcataagttaagggggagtggcataagttaagggggagtggtatcagttaagggggagtggtgtcagttaagggggagtggcATCAATTAAGGGGGAGTGGCATCAGTTAAGGGGGAATGGTATTAATTAAAGgggcaatgtaaaaaaaagcgCCACTGGGGCCCGGATGGCAGTgaatttccttttttcttttcctctctcttctctctcttctctgtCACTCCTCGTGCTTCCGTCTCCTTTCTCTCGCCTCGTCTGTTCCGACTCACAGGTGTTGCAGATGCCGTGACTGGAGCGGTGTGGAGCTACTTCTCGTGAGTGCCCTTGACCTGTGGGAGGTGTGGGGGTTAGTCACAATCGTGGGCGTGGGTGGGTGGTGATCCGTTGCGGTGTAATTATTAGTTTTTTTGGGTGGGGGGGTAGGGGGTTTAGGGGTTAGTCACGTACGTGGGGGGGGGATACGTTGCGGTGTaatttgtttagattgtttgtttgtttcttggGGGGGGGAGTTCGGGGTTAGTTATGTTCGTGGGGGGGTTGGGATCCGTTGTGGCGTAATTCGCCgtttttttggggggagggggggtgTTCGGGTTAGTCACGTTCATGGGGGGGGGGTTTGGGATCCGTTGTGGTGTAATTCGTGTTTctgggggagggggggggtgTTGCAGGTGTTAGTCAAGTTCGTGAGAGGGGGGGGTTTGGGATCCGTCGTGGTGTAATTCGTGTttccgggggggggggggggtgttgcaGGTGTTAGTCAAGTTCgtgagggggggggggttgtaaTGGGGCATTGTTGGGTGGTGTTTGTGTGGGGGGAGGGTGTTGGGTGGTGTTTGTGTGGGGAGAGTGTGTTGGGTGGTGTTTGTGTGGGGGGAGGGTGCTGGGTGGTGTTTGTGTGGGGGGAGGGTGCTGGGTGGTGTTTGTGGGTGGGGAACCCCCAACTCTCACACCCTCACCCGCTCACAGGCCGGAGGTGCTTATGGGACGGCGCTCTACACTCCCAGTCATGGCGTCCGCAGCATTCGGGGGTTTGGACAGGTGAGGTGAGAGAAGGAGACGGAAGCATGAGGAGCAACAGAGACGtgagaggggagagaggaaaAGAAGACATTGTCCCGTTCCCAAAATGCACTGCCATCCGGCCATAGCCAATGGGGTCAGACTCATTCCCCCACTTCCCCagggttgactcccccagttcactcgcccagggttgactcccccagttcactcccccagggttgactcccccagttcactcgcccagggttgactcccccagttcactcccccagggttgactcccccagttcactcgcccagggttgactcccccagttcactcgcccagggttgactcccccagttgactcgcccagggttgactcccccagttcaatcgcccagggttgactcccccagttcactcccccagggttgactcccccagttcactcccccagggttgactcccccagttcactcgcccagggttgactcccccagttcactcgcccagggttgactcgcccagttcactcgcccagggttgactcgcccagggttgactcgcccagttcactcccccagttcactcgcccagttcactcgcccagttcactcccccagttcactcgcccagggttgactcccccagttcactcccccagttcactcgcccagggttgactcccccagttcactcccccagttcactcccccagttcactcgcccagggttgactcccccagttcactcccccagttcactcgcccagggttgactcgcccagttcactcccccagttcactcccCCAGTTGACTCTGGATTAAAGCCGCATCTCTTTAGCCAAGCATTCACATAATGCATCTCATCACCTTGCACTCCAGTTATATCAGCGCACATGATTGCCTTTGCTTAATGCTTTGAACAGCAGCTATGCTAATTATTTTCctgttctgttttattttatctGGACGGCCATCCCGAGGGAACTAGAGAGTCTGTCAGCTCCAGTCTGGATCCAGCCTATCATGAAGACTTCATTTtagttccttgccaccgtcgcTTTGGCttactcagttggggacactaacttcagatgaccatcacctgtgaccatcacctgtgaagaggtgcctcaactcctggaggacttcagatgaccatcacctgtgaccatcacctgtgaagaggtgcctcgactcctggaggacttcagatgaccatcacctgtgaccatcacctgtgaccatcacctgtgaccatcacctgtgaagaggtgcctcgactcctggaggacttcagataaccatcacctgtgaccatcacctgtgaccatcacctgtgaccatCACCTAATGATGTCCGACTTCGTCAGTCGGAGATAACTAATACTATAaagatagttcacacaaaaattacaattatttcATCATTTCCTCTCCCTCAGGTTGTCCTAACCTGTGTAGGTTTCTTTGTTcagatattttgagaaatgtaacagcaaccattgactaccatagtattttctcCTACTAAGGCAATCAGTGGTTGCTCTCTGCTTGGTTTACGCCGAGGGAACTAGAGAGTCTGTCAGCTCCAGTCTTGATCCAGCCTCTTATggtgcgttcacaccagacgtGAATGAAGCGATAAGtgtgagtgatttacatgttaagtcaatgcaaagaTGTGAATAGCCAATCTGCGGCACGAATTGAGCTAAACGCGTGATTCGCACAAGTTGAAAGGTTCCTCACCTGTTTATGACAcaaagaattaaggcagttctgaaggcaaaagggcctcaaacacagtattagtgtggtgtttctaataatcctttaggtgagtgtatataccccctgtgtttgacccccttttgcctacccatcacacacacacacacacacacacacacacacacagcccctaaacctacccatcacacacacacacatacagcccctaaacctgcccatcacacacacacacatacagcccctaaacctgcccatcacacacacacacacacacacacacacacacacacacacacacacacacacacacacacacacacacacacacacacacacacacacacacagcccctaaacctacccatcacacacacacagcccctaaaccta
Encoded here:
- the LOC137046059 gene encoding uncharacterized protein is translated as MSSTVARPEEMESSDEEFVDAFEYLPEESNPSASASDPAENSSQDSPTVSETASDTAAVAALASPGCCPGDEAESRNEETQEKTTKWRKVRKVVKRSFQTVSNRVCALVKRESAAATDPLETEAARDDAQPSPSASVCFITLEEYIEMKGSSMKEKDARIIMRRLFETLKTSWDLGVYPPIYVHEITIDPNTLQINIIDPNTRAPRQPLKNMTEFQQALLEAWFDRWEKLKYAESYFNVMYALVDNIKRPFWKRRVSFECSFLLWRLAIQRRSELETTLQDVLNDPWFSR